The following are encoded in a window of Podospora pseudoanserina strain CBS 124.78 chromosome 6, whole genome shotgun sequence genomic DNA:
- a CDS encoding hypothetical protein (COG:U; EggNog:ENOG503NY8P) gives MASSSTSTPLLYSCISYSSTLLTESSTSSSPNLPQLATLILPKIDHSTPQKLTYTHGTYHINYISESPLPLTFLVISDSSSVSRRISFNYLTAIRTKFLAAYPPQSTDLATLPNYGCASLNSDLKRLMIEYGTNNVRGEDNAEQDDAIRTAQREIEDVRGIMTRNIEGLLERGERIDLLVDKTDRLGGSAREFRVRSRGLKRRMWWKNVKLMGLLGLVLVLIIVTVVVSVKNNLP, from the exons atggcctcctcatccacctccacccccctcctcta ctCCTGCATATCctactcctccaccctcctaaccgaatcctccacctcctcctcccccaacctcccccaactagcaaccctcatcctccccaagaTCGAccactccaccccccaaaagcTAACCTACACCCACGGAACCTACCACATCAACTACATCTCCgagtcccccctccccctcacgTTCCTCGTGATATCCGACTCGTCCTCCGTATCCCGACGCATCTCGTTCAACTACCTCACCGCGATCCGAACTAAATTCCTCGCC GCCTACCCCCCTCAATCAACCGacctcgccaccctcccaaacTACGGCTGCGCCTCTCTGAACTCTGACCTAAAGAGGCTCATGATTGAGTACGGCACCAACAATGTGAGAGGAGAAGACAACGCCGAGCAGGACGACGCCATTCGTACCGCCCAGAGGGAGATCGAGGATGTGAGGGGCATCATGACGAGAAACATTGAGGGCCTGTTGGAGAGAGGGGAACGCATCGACCTGCTTGTCGACAAGACCGATCGCCTGGGCGGGTCAGCAAGGGAGTTTCGCGTGAGGAGCAGGGGGCTGAAGAGGAGAATGTGGTGGAAGAATGTGAAGCTgatggggctgttggggttggttttggtgttgattattgtgacggtggtggtgagtgtgAAGAATAATCTTCCTTAG
- a CDS encoding hypothetical protein (EggNog:ENOG503P6D0) produces MGIFSFLSRKSHDKHKAASLRAHAYDTTAAGTVPIQGEHVNNIAAGRDPSELTRVGAYPVAGNGPNVFDTLSGGRPDSRHAQLSSTVPDNHNGAAPAPGVPRYRDPTTDRPNTAPNGQPTLQHVSSGTRLRKAAKKGPPISFKMLRSVGSTISGGSRPGSKGSEYETKSTLRGTVSHSRSSSMRSESGRFRDILDAHSELKPPDFRARVKAAGAKDYGEDVAERNMGENGFDLESEHVKAFYNSHPSAPRPRRSAPALNPRSSRHTIREAQNGQQPPKRPMAPPPASIAPSQRSLPQTLPGQTPRHKPAETALYADMKTTGGGHLKRRVSVNTYMPPASFQNTSAVSLSKVHGSEINTIDLDILKPPIVMGAPRTSGETPRTARIPRDSVMLARRKVSIPGHLARRDSSSPERTFSLRSATTRPQHQHQRASMSSSASASFSPRHRHSLHTLHSSISSSGVQSWDGSTFLQGTTTTTTTTTTPLAYPRRLHTATQPFQPLSVSEVDVDAVDDWVEFCSYSFYNP; encoded by the exons ATGGGCATCTTCAGCTTTCTCTCAAGAAAGTCTCATGACAAGCACAAGGCTGCTTCTCTAAGAGCACACGCCTATGACACGACAGCCGCTGGGACTGTCCCTATTCAAGGTGAGCATGTCAACAATATTGCTGCGGGTAGAGATCCAAGTGAGCTTACACGTGTAGGAGCATACCCAGTAGCAGGCAATGGTCCCAATGTTTTCGATACGCTGTCTGGGGGACGACCAGACTCTCGTCATGCACAGCTTTCGTCGACGGTGCCGGATAATCACAACGGAGCTGCGCCTGCCCCTGGGGTTCCTCGTTATCGAGACCCGACTACTGACCGACCAAACACGGCTCCCAATGGGCAGCCAACGTTGCAACATGTGAGCTCCGGGACCAGGTTGAGGAAGGCTGCCAAGAAAGGTCCTCCCATCTCTTTCAAGATGCTTCGAAGCGTTGGCTCTACTATCAGTGGCGGCTCGCGGCCAGGATCGAAGGGTTCCGAGTACGAAACCAAGAGTACCTTGCGAGGTACTGTCAGCCATTCACGCTCCAGCTCAATGCGTAGCGAAAGTGGCAGGTTCAGAGATATCCTCGACGCCCATTCCGAGCTCAAGCCTCCCGACTTTCGAGCCAGAGTCAAGGCTGCCGGTGCCAAGGACTATGGAGAGGACGTTGCCGAAAGGAACATGGGAGAAAATGGGTTTGATCTGGAGTCAGAGCATGTCAAGGCCTTCTACAACAGCCATCCGAGCGCACCCCGGCCGAGAAGGTCAGCCCCTGCTCTCAacccaagaagctcgaggcaCACGATTCGGGAGGCACAGAATggtcaacaaccaccaaaaaggCCGATGGCTCCCCCACCTGCTTCCATCGCCCCGTCTCAGCGCTCTCTGCCCCAAACACTGCCGGGCCAGACGCCCCGACACAAGCCCGCCGAGACCGCCCTGTACGCTGACATGAAAACCACGGGCGGCGGACACCTGAAGCGACGGGTATCAGTCAACACCTACATGCCTCCAGCTTCCTTCCAGAACACCAGCGCCGTCTCCTTGAGCAAGGTGCACGGCTCAGagatcaacaccatcgacCTGGACATTCTGAAGCCGCCGATTGTGATGGGTGCTCCGAGGACAAGCGGGGAGACCCCGCGGACGGCGAGGATACCGCGGGATTCGGTGATGCtcgcgaggaggaaggtgtcgATACCGGGCCACCTTGCTCGGCGTGACAGCTCTTCTCCAGAAAGGACGTTTTCTCTCCGGTCAGCTACCACCCGAccccagcaccaacaccagcgTGCGTCAATGAGTAGTTCAGCCAGCGCATCGTTTTCCCCCCGCCACCGTCACAGTTTACACACGTTGCACTCGTCTATTTCTTCGTCTGGTGTTCAGAGCTGGGATGGCAGCACGTTTCTTCAgggaacaacaacaacaacaacaacaacaacaacaccgctgGCTTACCCACGTCGTCTTCACACTGCTACTCAACCCTTTCAGCCACTGTCCGTGTctgaggttgatgttgacgcTGTGGATGATTGGGTGGAATTTTGTTCTT ACAGCTTCTACAACCCCTAA
- the SUV3 gene encoding RNA helicase (EggNog:ENOG503NVKA; BUSCO:EOG092629FB; COG:A) — protein MNALLRNAYKWPKCTPPVSAAAFSTAPSPWRKAANSSSKSRERERNIINLHHEINDSLDQLKDSLDHGESSSRGGRPSKNKSTFSQKRSYQMFEVLVNARVNKVMREMGDYRDRQEDWRAFGVNNQVQLDSSIGLFKKALDTCFAKATEKGMISRSDNPLFWNLRNSFVKGDNRGLSSELVHSFQTFLMKERFPDAINELHREIADLRFPYEWYPATRMLQRTVHLHVGPTNSGKTYNALKALEGAKTGIYAGPLRLLAHEIWSRFAAKGKPCALVTGEEVRIPEGVDRWFHSCTVEMSPLNKPVDVAVVDEIQMIASEDRGWAWTQAVLGLQAKELHLCGEDRVVELIQDLCARIGDRCIVHRYQRLNPLETMSKSLRGDFRNLEKGDAVVAFSRVALHKLKAGIEQATGKRCAIVYGSLPPETRAQQAALFNDPNNEYDYLVASDAIGMGLNLEIKRVIFESSSKFDGNKVRSLTVPEIKQIGGRAGRYRTASAEIASAQEGAAGGEEAVEAKVESNTGWVTAFDFRDLQDIQNAFQKEAKPIETAGLFPPANIIERFHTYFPPRTPTSFVLTRLRELARLSPRFHLCDFDTALEIADAIQPYNLSVADRCVFLNCPVSFRVSRDRESNGQREALQAFAKCVAEMGSGHLLDFDCIDLSILDMDEETRMTMFNNSAYLQSLERLHQIITMYLWLSYRYEGVFQSQSMAFKVKEIVEDRITEFLDKLTYVTYSQARRRQAMREAAERHKKAEEQLLGEEEQEHLQEHHEEEPEEPIIEIVEELDPEAIIGEAIEEGGTGEREPGPDAEKNQGSG, from the coding sequence ATGAACGCCCTGCTCAGGAATGCCTACAAGTGGCCGAAATGCACACCACCAGTGTCCGCAGCAGCGTTTTCCACCGCGCCGTCGCCGTGGCGCAAAGCGGCCAACTCGTCGTCCAAATCCAGGGAGCGTGAGAGGAACATTATAAATTTGCACCACGAAATCAACGACAGCCTCGACCAGCTCAAAGACAGCCTCGACCATGGCGAATCCTCGTCCCGCGGCGGCCGCCCCAGTAAGAACAAGTCCACCTTCAGCCAGAAGCGTAGCTATCAGATGTTTGAGGTGCTCGTCAACGCCAGGGTGAACAAGGTGATGCGAGAGATGGGCGATTATAGGGACCGGCAGGAGGATTGGCGGGCCTTTGGCGTCAACAACCAGGTGCAGCTCGACAGCTCGATCGGCCTCTTCAAGAAGGCGCTCGACACATGTTTTGCGAAAGCCACTGAGAAAGGCATGATTAGTCGTTCGGACAACCCCCTATTCTGGAATCTGCGGAATTCTTTTGTCAAGGGCGACAACAGGGGGCTCAGCTCGGAGCTGGTGCACAGTTTTCAGACGTTCTTGATGAAGGAGCGTTTCCCAGACGCCATCAACGAGCTGCACAGAGAGATCGCCGACCTACGGTTTCCCTACGAGTGGTACCCGGCGACTAGGATGCTGCAGCGCACCGTTCATCTTCACGTCGGCCCAACAAACTCTGGGAAGACTTACAACGCCCTCAAGGCTCTGGAAGGCGCCAAGACGGGGATATACGCTGGGCCGTTGCGGCTGTTGGCCCATGAGATCTGGTCACGGTTTGCAGCCAAGGGCAAGCCATGCGCTCTGGTCACGGGTGAAGAGGTCAGGATACCCGAGGGCGTCGACAGGTGGTTCCACAGCTGCACGGTCGAAATGTCGCCCCTGAACAAACCGGTAGATGTGGCCGTCGTTGACGAGATTCAAATGATCGCCAGCGAGGACCGCGGATGGGCCTGGACACAGGCTGTTTTGGGCCTGCAAGCTAAAGAGCTTCATCTCTGCGGAGAGGACAGAGTTGTCGAGCTGATCCAGGACCTCTGCGCCAGGATCGGCGACAGGTGCATCGTTCACCGGTACCAGCGCCTGAACCCGCTCGAGACCATGTCCAAGTCTCTTCGTGGAGACTTTAGGAATCTGGAAAAAGGCGATGCGGTCGTTGCCTTCAGCCGTGTCGCACTGcacaagctcaaggccgGTATCGAGCAGGCAACCGGAAAGAGATGCGCCATCGTGTACGGCAGTCTGCCTCCGGAAACAAGAGCTCAACAGGCGGCGCTCTTCAACGATCCAAATAACGAGTACGACTACCTGGTCGCCAGCGACGCCATCGGCATGGGGTTGAACCTGGAGATCAAACGAGTCATCTTTGAGTCATCTTCCAAGTTTGACGGCAACAAAGTGCGAAGTCTGACCGTTCCCGAAATCAAACAGATCGGCGGCCGCGCTGGTCGGTACAGGACGGCTTCCGCCGAGATTGCTTCCGCGCAAGAGGGTGCtgccggtggagaggaagcggTGGAAGCAAAGGTGGAATCCAACACTGGATGGGTGACGGCGTTTGATTTTCGGGATCTGCAGGACATCCAAAATGCTTTTCAAAAAGAGGCAAAGCCCATTGAGACGGCCGGCCTGTTCCCTCCGGCGAACATCATCGAACGCTTCCATACCTACTTTCCCCCAAGAACACCCACGTCGTTTGTCCTGACCAGATTACGGGAACTGGCCAGACTGTCGCCACGGTTCCACCTCTGCGACTTTGACACGGCACTCGAAATCGCCGATGCCATCCAGCCATACAACCTCAGCGTCGCCGACCGCTGCGTCTTCCTCAACTGCCCCGTCTCCTTCCGGGTATCCCGTGACAGAGAGAGCAACGGCCAGAGAGAGGCGCTCCAGGCGTTTGCCAAGTGCGTTGCCGAGATGGGGAGCGGTCATCTGTTAGACTTCGACTGCATCGACCTGAGCATTCTGGACATGGACGAGGAAACGAGGATGACCATGTTCAACAACTCAGCCTACTTGCAGAGCCTCGAACGGCTGCACCAGATTATCACCATGTATCTCTGGCTGAGCTATCGCTACGAGGGCGTGTTCCAAAGCCAGTCGATGGcgttcaaggtcaaggagattgtggaggaCAGGATCACCGAGTTCCTTGACAAGCTTACGTATGTTACGTACTCGCAGGCCAGGCGTCGGCAGGCCATGCGTGAGGCGGCCGAGAGACAtaagaaggccgaggagcagttgctgggggaggaggagcaggagcatTTGCAGGAGCATCACGAGGAAGAGCCGGAGGAGCCGATCATcgagattgtggaggagctggatcCGGAGGCGATCATTGGGGAGGCTATCGAAGAGGGGGGGACTGGGGAGCGGGAGCCAGGACCGGACGCTGAGAAGAATCAGGGGTcggggtga
- a CDS encoding hypothetical protein (EggNog:ENOG503P37Y; COG:S), which produces MPPPPGPTPTLPIDPFDNPEDELPLQQKRPFGSGLYRNPVTFVPASSSLKTVSTDEPARDTSKSVSDLYLALVLPPEPKPPIGHENSLDNNHSDPPSTKPSPTPPLCPSCNLPILPNHELSLPHQLSLPHSHPPSSLDRSRMGLQYLSSQGWDPDSRRGLGSDQQGIAHPLKPKPKDDRLGLGVELPKGTKNIPRPKEKLLDAKKARKQYEQEKKKKGRIMKELFAEDKWEKYLGKEAS; this is translated from the coding sequence atgccaccaccaccaggacccactcccacccttcccatCGACCCATTCGACAACCCAGAAGATgaactccccctccagcaaaaACGCCCCTTCGGCTCCGGCCTCTACCGCAACCCGGTAACCTTTGTCccggcatcctcctctctgAAGACAGTCTCCACCGACGAGCCAGCACGGGATACGTCAAAGTCAGTATCCGACCTCTATCTCGCTCTCGTCCTCCCACCAgaaccaaaaccacccatAGGACATGAAAACTCCCTAGATAACAACCACTCAGATcccccatcaacaaaaccctccccaacaccccccctctgcCCAAGTtgcaacctccccatcctccccaaccacgaactctccctcccccaccaactctccctccctcactcccaccccccctcctccctcgaccgCTCCCGCATGGGGTTGCAGTATCTATCCTCCCAAGGTTGGGATCCAGATTCCAGAAGGGGTTTGGGGTCTGATCAGCAGGGTATCGCACACCCCCTcaagccaaagccaaaagACGACAGGCTTGGGTTAGGGGTTGAACTTCCAAAGGGAACAAAAAATATACCACGGCCTAAAGAGAAATTACTAGACGCCAAAAAAGCCAGAAAGCAATACgagcaagaaaagaagaaaaagggcagGATAATGAAGGAGCTGTTTGCCGAGGATAAGTGGGAAAAGTACCTAGGCAAAGAGGCATCTTga
- a CDS encoding hypothetical protein (EggNog:ENOG503NVIP; COG:Q): protein MPLPFLASLYFDGLPPWFPDPLVALKYTTALGSLALTKWYTSGRPNPSERKLHGRVVIMTGGTSGIGAKTAFQLASRGAQLCLLTRQPPNDPFLVDYIDDLRTRTNNQMIYAEQVDLASLHSIRQFATKWIDNAPPRRLDMVVLCAATLTTPGHKRSETEEGIETEWMVNYLANVHLLGILSPAIKAQPFDRDVRIIIPTCSSYIGAPKLEPGDVTDKRRFWSPKLAYARSKLALMVFAKTYQKHLDAYKRPDQLPMNARVVIVDPGFARTVGMRRWLTRGSLLGLFLYVVFYFVAWLLLKSPNMAAQSILFAAMDGGLLRGPGGKFIKECMEVDFARRDIEDEEVAKKLWEESDKLIEKTEKASALRRAREKKEKEEREKVEEIESLVETIKKGKAKQGEEKKKKKKTTTTD, encoded by the coding sequence AtgcccctccccttcctcgcctccctctaCTTCGACGGCCTCCCCCCCTGGTTCCCCGACCCCCTCGTCGCCCTCAAATACACCACCGCTCTcggctccctcgccctcacAAAATGGTACACCTCCGGccgtcccaacccctccgagCGCAAGCTCCACGGCCGCGTGGTAATCATGACGGGCGGCACCTCCGGAATCGGCGCCAAAACAGCCTTCCAGCTCGCCTCCCGAGGCGCCCAGCTCTGCCTCCTAACCCGACAACCCCCGAACGACCCCTTTCTAGTCGATTACATCGACGACCTCCGCACCCGTACAAACAACCAAATGATCTACGCCGAGCAAGtcgacctcgcctccctccacAGCATCCGCCAGTTTGCGACAAAATGGATCGACAACGCGCCCCCGAGAAGGCTAGACATGGTTGTCCTCTGCGCCGCAacgctcaccacccccgggcATAAGAGAAGCGAGACGGAAGAGGGGATCGAGACGGAGTGGATGGTCAATTACCTCGCCAACGTCCACCTGCTAGGGATTTTGAGTCCCGCGATCAAGGCCCAGCCGTTTGACAGGGACGTGAGGATCATCATCCCTACCTGCAGCAGCTACATTGGGGCGCCGAAGCTGGAGCCGGGGGATGTGACAGACAAGAGGAGATTTTGGTCACCGAAGCTGGCGTATGCGAGGAGCAAGCTTGCGTTGATGGTTTTTGCAAAAACGTATCAGAAGCATCTGGATGCGTACAAGAGGCCGGATCAGCTGCCGATGAATGCGAGGGTTGTGATTGTTGATCCGGGGTTTGCGAGGAcggtggggatgaggaggtggttgactAGGGGGTCACTTTTGGGCTTGTTTCTCTACGTAGTTTTCTACTTTGTTGCGTGGTTGCTATTGAAGAGCCCGAATATGGCTGCGCAGAGCATTTTGTTTGCGGCtatggatggggggttgttgaggggacCGGGGGGCAAGTTTATCAAGGAGTGTATGGAGGTTGACTTTGCGAGGAGAGACAttgaagacgaagaagtgGCCAAGAAGTTATGGGAGGAAAGTGATAAGTTGATTGAGAAGACGGAGAAGGCTTCTGCACTgagaagggcgagggagaagaaggaaaaggaggagagggagaaggtggaggagattgagagcTTGGTGGAGACTatcaagaaggggaaggcgaagcagggggaggagaagaagaagaagaagaagacgacgacgacggatTAA
- the YUH1_2 gene encoding ubiquitinyl hydrolase 1 (EggNog:ENOG503NUZS; COG:O; MEROPS:MER0000836) — MSNPDPPTTTAPAFIPLEANPELMTTLLTNLGMSPTLALHDVYSLTDPDLLSFIPRPAYALLLVFPITPTYESHRLAEDSLLPDHVPTPDYPVIWFRQTIRNACGLMGLLHAIANSPAEFITPDSDLDRIVKTALPLDTIGRARLLETEESLARAHRAAAERGDTAAPEATDEVDLHYVAFVKGRDGGLWEMDGRRKGPIRRGELEGEEDVLSEKGLVLGARKFLEREGGDLRFSAVALARGYD, encoded by the coding sequence ATGTCCAACCCcgacccccccaccaccacagcgcccgccttcatccccctcgaAGCCAATCCAGAGCTCATgacaaccctcctcaccaacctggGCATgtcccccaccctcgccctccacgACGTCTACTCCCTCACCGACCCCGATTTGTTGTCTTTCATCCCCCGCCCAGCCtacgccctcctcctcgtcttccccatcaccccaaCCTACGAATCCCACCGTCTGGCGGAggactccctcctccccgaccacGTCCCCACCCCGGACTACCCCGTGATCTGGTTCAGACAGACGATCCGCAACGCCTGCGGGCTCATGGGCCTCCTCCACGCCATTGCTAATTCTCCCGCCGAGTTCATCACCCCGGACAGCGACCTTGACAGGATTGTCAAGACGGCGTTGCCGCTGGACACGATCGGACGGGCGAGGTTGCTGGAGACAGAGGAgagtttggcgagggcgcatagggcggcggcggagaggggggaCACGGCTGCTCCCGAGGCGAcggatgaggttgatttgcATTATGTTGCTTTTGtcaaggggagggatggggggctttgggagatggatgggagaCGGAAGGGGCCGAtcaggaggggggagttggagggggaggaggatgtgttGAGCGAGAAGGGGTTGGTATTGGGGGCGAGGAagtttttggagagggaggggggggatttGAGGTTTAGTGCTGTTGCGCTGGCGAGGGGGTATGATtag
- a CDS encoding hypothetical protein (EggNog:ENOG503Q03I) yields MAATLSPPPALSSQQHPQQEFIVPCQAVWPHAQPNPTQIQQRPPPQPAFNPAHCHPVFFSDKLRRPPFALGSGPQLNPVAHGYVYQDGTRPNGKTSGSRL; encoded by the coding sequence ATGGCAGCTACActatcaccaccgccagcgctCAGCAGCCAACAACATCCACAACAAGAGTTCATTGTGCCATGTCAAGCTGTCTGGCCACATGCACAACCAAATCCCACACAAATACAACAACGCCCACCGCCACAGCCAGCCTTCAATCCTGCACACTGTCACCCAGTCTTCTTCAGCGATAAGCTCCGGCGTCCGCCATTTGCCCTAGGGTCAGGGCCACAGTTGAACCCAGTCGCGCATGGATATGTATACCAGGATGGGACAAGGCCAAACGGCAAAACTAGTGGATCGAGGTTATGA